In Citrus sinensis cultivar Valencia sweet orange chromosome 4, DVS_A1.0, whole genome shotgun sequence, one DNA window encodes the following:
- the LOC102615923 gene encoding putative pentatricopeptide repeat-containing protein At5g40405 encodes MSSCSLRSAAKHPLPFTSLLDSATTLKEVKQIHTKLVVNGSLNDPHLLGQFVAAIALYNPSNLTYSAQVLHQCRKPTLFALNTLIRAYSRSPTPHQCFLFYKQIQHSTPHLLPDNYTFNFLVRSCAQILSPGTALLVHASVLRRGFHNDPHVQSGLIFMYAELGCLGYCQKVFDGIHEPDVVCQTAMISACAKCGDVDLARKMFDEMPERDPIAWNAMLAGYAQCGKSREALHLFHLMQIHDVKLNEVSMVSVLSACTHLGALDRGRWAHVYIERNRLKMTVTLGTALVDMYSKCGNMNKAMDFFWGMKERNVYTWTSVIGGLAMNGAGEKSLELFSLMKQAGVRPNEVTFVSVLRGCCVVGLVEEGREHFDSMRREYGIEPWLEHYGCLVDLYGRAGRLDEALDVINKMPMKPHAGAWGALLNACRMYKNTEMGELASRKLVELETKNHGAYVLLSNIYAESKNWDRVINVRQIMKAKGVKKLPGCSVIEVDGEVHEFFAGDETHPRYNEIEVMLGEISRRLKLAGYVANTNPVMYDIEEEEKEDTLCKHSEKIAIAFGLISLKEGVPIRIVKNLRVCWDCHDVTKMISKVFNREIIVRDRNRFHHFKDGECSCKGYW; translated from the coding sequence ATGAGCAGCTGCTCCTTGAGAAGCGCAGCAAAGCACCCATTGCCCTTCACATCTCTATTAGATTCAGCAACAACTCTGAAAGAAGTAAAACAAATCCACACCAAACTTGTCGTTAACGGGAGTCTCAACGACCCTCACCTTTTAGGCCAATTTGTTGCGGCAATTGCCTTGTACAACCCCAGCAATCTCACTTATTCCGCTCAAGTGCTTCACCAGTGCCGCAAGCCAACTCTCTTTGCCTTAAACACCTTGATCAGAGCCTACTCCAGAAGCCCAACCCCACATCAATGCTTTCTTTTCTATAAGCAAATTCAACATTCTACTCCCCATCTGTTACCTGATAATTACACTTTTAATTTCCTTGTCCGCTCTTGTGCGCAGATTTTGTCACCCGGCACTGCCCTGCTTGTTCATGCTTCTGTTCTAAGACGCGGGTTTCACAATGACCCTCATGTGCAGAGCGGCCTGATTTTTATGTACGCTGAATTGGGTTGCCTGGGTTACTGTCAGAAGGTGTTCGATGGAATTCACGAACCAGATGTGGTTTGTCAAACGGCGATGATAAGTGCTTGTGCAAAGTGCGGTGATGTTGATCTTGCCAGGAAGATGTTTGATGAGATGCCCGAGAGGGACCCCATTGCCTGGAACGCCATGCTTGCGGGGTATGCGCAGTGTGGGAAGTCGAGAGAGGCGTTGCACCTGTTTCATTTGATGCAAATTCATGATGTTAAGCTTAATGAAGTGTCTATGGTATCAGTCTTATCTGCATGTACTCATTTAGGTGCACTTGATCGAGGGAGATGGGCTCATGTCTATATCGAAAGAAATAGGCTTAAGATGACGGTGACATTAGGGACCGCGCTCGTCGACATGTATTCAAAATGTGGCAATATGAATAAGGCCATGGACTTTTTTTGGGGTATGAAGGAAAGGAATGTGTATACATGGACTAGTGTAATAGGCGGGTTAGCCATGAATGGAGCTGGAGAGAAGTCTCTTGAGCTTTTTTCACTGATGAAACAAGCAGGGGTTCGTCCCAATGAGGTTACTTTTGTTTCGGTGTTAAGAGGTTGTTGTGTTGTTGGATTAGTTGAGGAAGGTCGGGAGCATTTTGATTCCATGAGACGAGAGTATGGGATTGAGCCTTGGCTTGAGCATTATGGTTGCTTGGTTGATCTATATGGTCGGGCTGGACGCTTAGACGAGGCCTTGGATGTGATTAATAAAATGCCAATGAAGCCCCATGCTGGTGCATGGGGAGCATTGCTCAACGCTTGTAGAATGTATAAGAATACGGAAATGGGTGAGCTTGCATCGAGGAAGTTAGTGGAGCTCGAGACCAAAAATCACGGTGCGTATGTGCTCTTATCAAATATCTATGCTGAATCCAAAAATTGGGATAGAGTTATTAATGTGCGGCAAATAATGAAGGCTAAAGGTGTGAAAAAGCTCCCCGGTTGTAGTGTAATTGAGGTTGACGGAGAAGTTCATGAGTTTTTTGCTGGGGACGAAACACACCCTAGATACAATGAAATCGAAGTTATGTTAGGAGAGATCTCCAGGAGGTTAAAATTGGCCGGATATGTGGCCAACACTAACCCCGTGATGTATGATATTGAAGAAGAGGAGAAAGAGGACACTTTGTGTAAACATAGTGAGAAGATTGCAATTGCTTTTGGCTTGATCAGCTTGAAGGAAGGCGTTCCCATTAGAATTGTGAAGAACCTAAGAGTTTGCTGGGACTGTCATGATGTAACAAAGATGATATCTAAAGTGTTTAACAGAGAGATCATTGTAAGGGACAGGAATAGGTTTCACCATTTCAAGGATGGTGAGTGCTCATGTAAAGGCTATTGgtga
- the LOC102613871 gene encoding protein TWIN LOV 1 isoform X2 translates to MDSQLGLIEQSFNNRYTLWVHEALDELPDSFTITDPSISGHPIVFASRGFLKMSGFSRAEIIGRNGRMFQGPRTNRRTIMEIREAIREERPIEVNLLNYKKDGTPFWMLFKMSPVFGKEDGRATHFVAVQVPIVSRKHMRNSGMSYSEDGGGSRLREIVFGSCRREVCSDSLLDLDRVLALDSDDTGLEIEDSCEASDLEKRKAATAIDNILSVLTHYSQLTGRLVCGKRCSLPGMGFISSSLYISLGRIKQSFVLIDPHLPDMPMVYASDAFLKLTGYDRNEVVGQNCRFLNGVDTDTAVLYQIKESIQTEQACTVRILNYRKDKSSFWNLLHISPIRNASGKIAYFAAVHTEEGCRNQDRHGLSLEMRQLSAIGAIKVAVRSLSMGAGPSKS, encoded by the exons GGACTCACAGTTGGGTCTAATTGAGCAATCTTTTAATAATCGTTACACCTTGTGGGTGCATGAAGCACTTGATGAATTGCCAGACAGTTTTACAATAACCGATCCTTCAATTTCAGGCCACCCAATCGTGTTTGCAAGTCGAGGATTCCTGAAAATGTCTGGTTTTTCAAGGGCAGAAATAATTGGCAGAAATGGCAGAATGTTTCAAGGTCCAAGGACTAATAGAAGAACAATTATGGAAATTCGAGAGGCAATTCGTGAAGAGAGGCCAATTGAGGTTAATTTGTTGAATTATAAGAAAGATGGGACACCCTTTTGGATGTTGTTTAAAATGAGTCCGGTTTTTGGTAAAGAAGATGGGCGGGCGACTCATTTTGTGGCGGTTCAAGTGCCTATAGTTTCAAGAAAACATATGAGAAATAGTGGAATGAGTTATAGTGAAGATGGTGGAGGGTCCAGATTGAGAGAGATTGTGTTTGGTTCGTGTAGAAGGGAGGTCTGCTCGGATTCTTTGTTGGATTTGGATCGTGTTTTGGCTCTTGATTCGGATGATACAG GATTAGAAATTGAAGATTCGTGTGAGGCAAGTGATTTAGAGAAACGAAAAGCTGCTACCGCTATCGACAACATCTTGTCTGTGCTAACACACTATAGTCAGTTGACAGGCAGATTGGTGTGTGGAAAGAGATGCAGCTTACCTGGGATGGGCTTCATCAGTTCTTCATTATATATATCTCTTGGTAGAATCAAACAAAGCTTTGTATT AATTGATCCACACTTACCCGACATGCCTATGGTTTACGCAAGCGATGCCTTCTTGAAGTTGACAG GTTATGATAGAAATGAAGTGGTGGGGCAAAATTGTAGGTTCTTGAATGGGGTGGATACCGATACCGCAGTACTATATCAG ATAAAGGAAAGCATTCAAACCGAGCAAGCATGCACAGTACGTATCTTAAACTACAG GAAGGATAAAAGCTCATTTTGGAATCTTCTTCACATATCACCCATCCGTAATGCTTCTGGCAAG ATAGCATACTTTGCCGCCGTTCACACAGAAGAAGGATGTAGGAACCAGGACAGACATGGGCTGAGCCTGGAGATGAGGCAGCTTAGTGCCATTGGTGCGATCAAGGTTGCCGTGAGGAGTTTATCAATGGGTGCTGGTCCTTCAAAATCGTAA
- the LOC102613871 gene encoding protein TWIN LOV 1 isoform X1 codes for MDSQLGLIEQSFNNRYTLWVHEALDELPDSFTITDPSISGHPIVFASRGFLKMSGFSRAEIIGRNGRMFQGPRTNRRTIMEIREAIREERPIEVNLLNYKKDGTPFWMLFKMSPVFGKEDGRATHFVAVQVPIVSRKHMRNSGMSYSEDGGGSRLREIVFGSCRREVCSDSLLDLDRVLALDSDDTGLEIEDSCEASDLEKRKAATAIDNILSVLTHYSQLTGRLVCGKRCSLPGMGFISSSLYISLGRIKQSFVLIDPHLPDMPMVYASDAFLKLTGYDRNEVVGQNCRFLNGVDTDTAVLYQIKESIQTEQACTVRILNYRKDKSSFWNLLHISPIRNASGKQLASTFNSTSFTICPVEVSNHHYLQGTACGFSIPLTTMKIAYFAAVHTEEGCRNQDRHGLSLEMRQLSAIGAIKVAVRSLSMGAGPSKS; via the exons GGACTCACAGTTGGGTCTAATTGAGCAATCTTTTAATAATCGTTACACCTTGTGGGTGCATGAAGCACTTGATGAATTGCCAGACAGTTTTACAATAACCGATCCTTCAATTTCAGGCCACCCAATCGTGTTTGCAAGTCGAGGATTCCTGAAAATGTCTGGTTTTTCAAGGGCAGAAATAATTGGCAGAAATGGCAGAATGTTTCAAGGTCCAAGGACTAATAGAAGAACAATTATGGAAATTCGAGAGGCAATTCGTGAAGAGAGGCCAATTGAGGTTAATTTGTTGAATTATAAGAAAGATGGGACACCCTTTTGGATGTTGTTTAAAATGAGTCCGGTTTTTGGTAAAGAAGATGGGCGGGCGACTCATTTTGTGGCGGTTCAAGTGCCTATAGTTTCAAGAAAACATATGAGAAATAGTGGAATGAGTTATAGTGAAGATGGTGGAGGGTCCAGATTGAGAGAGATTGTGTTTGGTTCGTGTAGAAGGGAGGTCTGCTCGGATTCTTTGTTGGATTTGGATCGTGTTTTGGCTCTTGATTCGGATGATACAG GATTAGAAATTGAAGATTCGTGTGAGGCAAGTGATTTAGAGAAACGAAAAGCTGCTACCGCTATCGACAACATCTTGTCTGTGCTAACACACTATAGTCAGTTGACAGGCAGATTGGTGTGTGGAAAGAGATGCAGCTTACCTGGGATGGGCTTCATCAGTTCTTCATTATATATATCTCTTGGTAGAATCAAACAAAGCTTTGTATT AATTGATCCACACTTACCCGACATGCCTATGGTTTACGCAAGCGATGCCTTCTTGAAGTTGACAG GTTATGATAGAAATGAAGTGGTGGGGCAAAATTGTAGGTTCTTGAATGGGGTGGATACCGATACCGCAGTACTATATCAG ATAAAGGAAAGCATTCAAACCGAGCAAGCATGCACAGTACGTATCTTAAACTACAG GAAGGATAAAAGCTCATTTTGGAATCTTCTTCACATATCACCCATCCGTAATGCTTCTGGCAAG CAACTAGCAAGCACATTCAACTCTACATCTTTCACTATCTGTCCGGTTGAGGTATCAAATCATCATTACCTCCAGGGGACAGCCTGTGGTTTCAGCATTCCACTTACTACAATGAAG ATAGCATACTTTGCCGCCGTTCACACAGAAGAAGGATGTAGGAACCAGGACAGACATGGGCTGAGCCTGGAGATGAGGCAGCTTAGTGCCATTGGTGCGATCAAGGTTGCCGTGAGGAGTTTATCAATGGGTGCTGGTCCTTCAAAATCGTAA
- the LOC102615622 gene encoding protein NRT1/ PTR FAMILY 4.6-like, with product MEEAQQLTRWEGYVDWRNRPALKGRHGGMLAASFVLVVEILENLAYLANASNLVLYLSENMHLSPSKSANNVTIFMGTAFLLALLGGFLSDAFLTTYHIYLISAVVEFLGLIILTVQARSASLRPPECNPPNIPCQEVDGGKAAMLFLGLYLVALGVGGIKGSLPPHGAEQFNEASPQGRKQRSTFFNYFVFCLSCGALIAVTLVVWIEDNKGWEWGFGISTITILLSIPIFLAGSSFYRNKIPSGSPLTTICKVLVAALINACTCKSPSNAIVNMSTSPSYPAETGKEVEEGTDKATEFNPQPPTESLKFLNRALVNKPVHPVLECTVQQVEEVKIVIKILPIFGCTIMLNCCLAQLSTFSVQQAATMNTKVRSMKVPPASLPVFPVLFIMILAPVYDHVIIPFARKVTKSEMGITHLQRIGIGLVLSIIAMAVAALVEIKRKRVATDSGLLDSASPLPITFFWIALQYLFLGSADLFTLAGLLEFFFTEAPTSMRSLATSLSFASLAMGYYLSTVIVSIVNDVTDHSGNKPWLSGSTINHYHLEKFYWLLCVLSALNFLHYLFWAIPYKYRSTRANE from the exons ATG GAAGAAGCGCAGCAGCTCACCAGATGGGAAGGCTATGTGGACTGGAGGAACAGGCCTGCCCTCAAGGGCCGCCATGGTGGCATGCTTGCTGCCTCCTTTGTTTTGG TTGTAGAAATATTGGAAAACCTGGCGTATCTGGCTAATGCAAGCAACTTGGTGCTTTATTTATCcgaaaatatgcacttatctcCCTCCAAATCTGCTAACAATGTCACAATTTTCATGGGAACTGCCTTCCTTTTGGCTCTCCTCGGTGGCTTCTTGTCAGATGCCTTTCTCACCACTTATCACATCTACCTGATAAGTGCAGTTGTCGAATTTCTG GGCTTGATTATCCTCACCGTGCAAGCTCGCTCGGCTTCTCTAAGGCCACCGGAATGTAATCCTCCAAACATTCCCTGCCAAGAAGTTGATGGTGGGAAGGCAGCTATGTTGTTCTTAGGGCTGTATCTGGTGGCACTTGGTGTTGGAGGGATTAAAGGGTCACTACCGCCTCATGGCGCCGAGCAATTCAACGAGGCAAGCCCTCAGGGAAGGAAGCAAAGATCAACTTTTTTCAACTACTTTGTGTTTTGTCTATCGTGTGGTGCCCTTATTGCAGTGACATTAGTAGTGTGGATTGAAGACAATAAAGGATGGGAATGGGGTTTTGGAATCTCTACTATTACAATATTGTTGTCAATACCAATCTTTCTTGCTGGCTCATCTTTTTACAGGAACAAGATACCTTCTGGTAGTCCACTTACTACCATTTGCAAG GTTTTGGTTGCTGCACTGATCAATGCTTGCACATGTAAAAGTCCTAGTAATGCCATTGTGAACATGTCCACGAGTCCTTCTTATCCAGCAGAAACTGGCAAGGAAGTGGAAGAGGGAACGGACAAAGCAACCGAGTTTAATCCTCAACCCCCAACAGAAAGCCTCAAATTCCTTAACAGAGCGCTTGTAAACAAGCCAGTTCACCCGGTACTAGAATGCACGGTTCAGCAAGTAGAAGAAGTCAAGATTGTGATAAAAATCCTTCCTATATTTGGTTGCACCATCATGCTCAACTGCTGCCTGGCTCAGCTCTCCACATTTTCTGTCCAACAAGCTGCTACTATGAACACCAAGGTTCGGTCAATGAAAGTTCCGCCAGCTTCCCTCCCCGTTTTTCCTGTGCTCTTCATCATGATCCTTGCACCAGTTTATGATCATGTCATCATTCCATTTGCGCGGAAAGTTACCAAATCCGAAATGGGCATTACACACTTGCAAAGAATCGGAATTGGTCTAGTACTTTCCATTATAGCAATGGCGGTGGCAGCTCTTGTTGAGATCAAGCGAAAGAGAGTGGCAACAGACTCGGGCCTTCTAGACTCGGCTAGTCCATTGCCCATAACATTCTTTTGGATTGCATTGCAGTACCTGTTCCTCGGGTCAGCTGACCTTTTTACCTTAGCCGGATTGTTGGAATTCTTCTTCACAGAGGCACCGACAAGCATGAGATCTTTGGCTACATCTCTTTCCTTTGCCTCTTTGGCCATGGGATACTACCTCAGCACAGTGATTGTATCAATAGTTAACGACGTCACAGACCATTCGGGGAACAAACCATGGCTTTCTGGGAGCACCATAAATCACTATCACCTAGAGAAATTCTACTGGCTATTGTGTGTGCTTAGTGCATTGAATTTCTTGCACTACCTTTTCTGGGCCATTCCTTACAAATATAGATCAACAAGAGCTAATGAGTAA
- the LOC102615338 gene encoding aldehyde oxidase GLOX, giving the protein MTIKFKNRSFFTFLTLFFSFSTLSLSVSDHFDGDYSPNNNMPSKSGGQWVLLQSSIGISAMHMQVLNNDKVIIFDRTDMGPSNLSLPIDKCRKEGDVGQLDCTAHSVLYDIASNTFRPLLLQTDTWCSSGAVLSDGTLVQTGGYNVGDRVIRLFTPCNNEGCDWVELSKNLWDRRWYASNQILPDNRIIVVGGRRVFTYEFYPKIDSLSSSLYLRFLIETRDPGEENNLYPFLHLLPDGNLFIFANRRSILFDYINNKLVKEFPVIPGNDKRNYPSTGSSILLPVKLSAGSDGNGTAVLPDAEVMVCGGAPAGAFIKSDKESVYVEASRTCGRLKVTDKYPVWSMEFMPMPRVMSDMLLLPSGDVIIINGASNGTAGWEDAVGPNLNPVLYSPDEEEPDRRFVVLNPSKIPRMYHSSAVVLPDGRILVGGSNPHRRYNFTAYPYPTDLSLEAFHPHYLDPENAYMRPSILSLESIGRTVSYNEVLSVTFELSSYSPSGEISVSLMTPSFTTHSFAMNQRLVVLNVVSVSQLSVYAYKVVVNGPPTATVAPPGYYMMFVVHAGIPSHAVWVKVTWN; this is encoded by the coding sequence ATGACGATCAAGTTCAAGAACCGATCTTTCTTCACTTTTCtcactctttttttctccttctCCACACTTTCTCTATCAGTATCCGATCACTTCGACGGCGACTACAgtcctaataataatatgccCAGCAAATCAGGTGGGCAGTGGGTTCTTCTTCAATCAAGCATAGGCATCTCCGCCATGCACATGCAAGTCCTCAACAACGACAAGGTCATAATCTTTGACCGCACCGATATGGGCCCTTCCAACCTCTCCCTCCCTATTGATAAGTGCCGCAAGGAGGGCGACGTCGGACAACTCGACTGCACTGCTCACTCCGTCTTGTACGACATCGCTTCCAACACATTCCGCCCCCTCCTCCTTCAAACCGACACCTGGTGCTCCTCCGGAGCAGTTCTCAGCGACGGCACCCTCGTCCAGACCGGCGGCTACAACGTTGGCGACCGTGTTATCCGCTTGTTCACGCCATGCAACAATGAAGGCTGTGACTGGGTTGAGTTATCCAAAAATCTCTGGGACAGAAGATGGTACGCTTCCAATCAGATTTTACCTGACAATCGGATCATTGTCGTCGGCGGTAGAAGAGTTTTCACCTACGAGTTTTACCCCAAGATTGATTCTTTATCCTCGAGCTTGTACCTTCGTTTCTTGATTGAAACAAGAGACCCTGGTGAAGAGAACAATCTTTATCCTTTCTTGCATCTTTTACCCGACGGCAACCTTTTCATTTTTGCCAATAGAAGATCAATCTTGTTCGACTACATTAACAATAAGCTTGTTAAAGAGTTTCCCGTTATTCCTGGCAATGACAAACGGAATTATCCCAGTACCGGCTCTTCCATTTTGCTCCCGGTAAAGTTATCGGCAGGAAGTGACGGCAATGGGACAGCTGTCTTGCCTGATGCGGAGGTGATGGTTTGCGGAGGAGCACCGGCGGGTGCATTTATCAAGTCCGATAAGGAGAGTGTTTACGTTGAAGCGTCGAGGACTTGTGGCAGATTGAAAGTGACCGACAAGTATCCCGTTTGGTCAATGGAGTTCATGCCAATGCCACGTGTCATGTCTGATATGCTTCTGTTACCTTCTGGTGATGTAATTATCATTAATGGCGCGAGTAATGGTACTGCAGGGTGGGAGGACGCTGTGGGTCCGAATTTGAACCCGGTCCTGTATTCGCCTGATGAGGAGGAACCAGACCGGAGATTTGTGGTTTTGAACCCGTCCAAGATTCCAAGGATGTATCATTCGTCGGCAGTGGTGTTGCCAGATGGCAGGATATTAGTGGGTGGGAGTAACCCGCACCGAAGGTACAACTTCACGGCCTACCCGTACCCGACTGACTTGAGTTTGGAGGCTTTTCATCCCCACTACTTAGACCCAGAGAATGCATATATGCGGCCGTCCATCTTATCCTTGGAATCTATAGGCAGAACGGTGTCGTACAATGAAGTTTTATCCGTTACGTTTGAGTTGTCCTCGTACAGTCCAAGTGGAGAAATCTCGGTGTCGCTGATGACGCCGTCGTTTACAACGCACTCCTTTGCTATGAATCAACGCTTGGTCGTTTTGAACGTTGTCAGCGTGTCCCAGTTGTCTGTGTATGCTTATAAGGTTGTGGTGAATGGGCCCCCCACTGCCACGGTGGCGCCACCTGGATATTACATGATGTTTGTCGTCCACGCTGGCATTCCAAGTCATGCTGTTTGGGTCAAAGTGACGTGGAATTAG
- the LOC102613871 gene encoding protein TWIN LOV 1 isoform X3, with amino-acid sequence MDSQLGLIEQSFNNRYTLWVHEALDELPDSFTITDPSISGHPIVFASRGFLKMSGFSRAEIIGRNGRMFQGPRTNRRTIMEIREAIREERPIEVNLLNYKKDGTPFWMLFKMSPVFGKEDGRATHFVAVQVPIVSRKHMRNSGMSYSEDGGGSRLREIVFGSCRREVCSDSLLDLDRVLALDSDDTGLEIEDSCEASDLEKRKAATAIDNILSVLTHYSQLTGRLVCGKRCSLPGMGFISSSLYISLGRIKQSFVLIDPHLPDMPMVYASDAFLKLTGYDRNEVVGQNCRFLNGVDTDTAVLYQIKESIQTEQACTVRILNYRKDKSSFWNLLHISPIRNASGKLLVGTGEEHQTLALLNMASRSCSACCLLYS; translated from the exons GGACTCACAGTTGGGTCTAATTGAGCAATCTTTTAATAATCGTTACACCTTGTGGGTGCATGAAGCACTTGATGAATTGCCAGACAGTTTTACAATAACCGATCCTTCAATTTCAGGCCACCCAATCGTGTTTGCAAGTCGAGGATTCCTGAAAATGTCTGGTTTTTCAAGGGCAGAAATAATTGGCAGAAATGGCAGAATGTTTCAAGGTCCAAGGACTAATAGAAGAACAATTATGGAAATTCGAGAGGCAATTCGTGAAGAGAGGCCAATTGAGGTTAATTTGTTGAATTATAAGAAAGATGGGACACCCTTTTGGATGTTGTTTAAAATGAGTCCGGTTTTTGGTAAAGAAGATGGGCGGGCGACTCATTTTGTGGCGGTTCAAGTGCCTATAGTTTCAAGAAAACATATGAGAAATAGTGGAATGAGTTATAGTGAAGATGGTGGAGGGTCCAGATTGAGAGAGATTGTGTTTGGTTCGTGTAGAAGGGAGGTCTGCTCGGATTCTTTGTTGGATTTGGATCGTGTTTTGGCTCTTGATTCGGATGATACAG GATTAGAAATTGAAGATTCGTGTGAGGCAAGTGATTTAGAGAAACGAAAAGCTGCTACCGCTATCGACAACATCTTGTCTGTGCTAACACACTATAGTCAGTTGACAGGCAGATTGGTGTGTGGAAAGAGATGCAGCTTACCTGGGATGGGCTTCATCAGTTCTTCATTATATATATCTCTTGGTAGAATCAAACAAAGCTTTGTATT AATTGATCCACACTTACCCGACATGCCTATGGTTTACGCAAGCGATGCCTTCTTGAAGTTGACAG GTTATGATAGAAATGAAGTGGTGGGGCAAAATTGTAGGTTCTTGAATGGGGTGGATACCGATACCGCAGTACTATATCAG ATAAAGGAAAGCATTCAAACCGAGCAAGCATGCACAGTACGTATCTTAAACTACAG GAAGGATAAAAGCTCATTTTGGAATCTTCTTCACATATCACCCATCCGTAATGCTTCTGGCAAG CTGCTTGTTGGAACCGGTGAAGAACATCAAACACTTGCACTCCTGAACATGGCATCTAGAAGTTGCTCTGCTTGTTGCCTTCTGTATTCATAA